A DNA window from Alphaproteobacteria bacterium contains the following coding sequences:
- the ispG gene encoding flavodoxin-dependent (E)-4-hydroxy-3-methylbut-2-enyl-diphosphate synthase, translated as MTDSIKRHLTQLVKVGHVLVGKGQPVVVQSMTDTATADVEKTVRQIIDLHEAGSEIVRLTVNDEEAAQAVPVIRERLLQQNVTVPLVGDFHYNGHTLLTKYQGCAEALDKYRINPGNVGFGDKRDKQFEMMVDVAIKHNKPVRIGVNWGSLDEELSQRLMDENAKLANPLSAAAVEREAVIRSALQSAALAEKIGLAKDKIIISCKVSKAPDLIAIYRELAIRSDYTLHLGLTEAGMGIKGTVASAAALAPLLLDGIGDTIRVSLTPAPGQERTTEVRICQEILQSLEVRSFMPAVSSCPGCGRTTSTFFRELADQIQRYFEGKMPVWRKAYPGVETLKLAVMGCIVNGPGESKHADIGISLPGSNENPAAPVFIEGKKVKTLRGDHIAEEFTAILDAYVAQRFSLKKSA; from the coding sequence ATGACAGACAGCATCAAAAGACATTTAACGCAGTTGGTTAAAGTTGGCCATGTCCTTGTAGGTAAAGGGCAGCCTGTTGTTGTGCAATCCATGACCGATACGGCAACAGCAGATGTTGAAAAAACAGTGCGCCAAATCATTGATCTGCATGAAGCAGGCTCTGAGATTGTTCGCCTGACGGTGAATGATGAAGAGGCCGCACAAGCGGTTCCTGTCATTCGCGAGAGACTCTTACAGCAAAATGTAACAGTGCCACTGGTGGGGGATTTTCATTACAATGGCCATACGCTTTTGACCAAATATCAAGGCTGTGCGGAGGCTTTAGATAAGTATCGAATCAATCCAGGCAATGTTGGTTTCGGAGATAAGCGCGATAAACAATTCGAGATGATGGTTGATGTTGCAATCAAGCACAATAAGCCTGTGCGCATTGGCGTGAATTGGGGCTCGCTTGATGAAGAACTCTCTCAAAGACTCATGGATGAAAATGCAAAGCTTGCAAATCCTTTATCAGCAGCAGCCGTTGAACGGGAAGCTGTGATCAGATCAGCCCTTCAAAGTGCTGCGCTTGCTGAGAAAATTGGCCTTGCGAAGGATAAGATCATCATTTCATGTAAAGTATCGAAAGCGCCTGATTTAATTGCGATCTATCGTGAGCTTGCCATAAGATCAGATTACACCTTGCATCTTGGTTTGACGGAAGCAGGCATGGGGATTAAGGGCACTGTTGCCAGTGCAGCGGCTTTAGCCCCCTTATTGCTTGATGGCATTGGGGATACGATTCGCGTTTCATTAACGCCAGCGCCAGGGCAAGAGCGCACAACAGAGGTGCGTATTTGCCAGGAGATTTTGCAAAGCTTAGAGGTTCGATCATTTATGCCGGCGGTTTCCTCTTGCCCGGGCTGTGGACGGACAACCAGTACTTTCTTTCGGGAATTAGCTGATCAGATTCAGCGTTATTTTGAAGGCAAGATGCCTGTTTGGCGCAAAGCCTATCCTGGTGTTGAAACCTTGAAGCTTGCTGTGATGGGCTGTATTGTGAATGGTCCGGGTGAAAGTAAGCATGCGGATATCGGCATTAGCCTTCCCGGTAGTAATGAGAACCCAGCTGCGCCTGTTTTTATTGAGGGTAAAAAAGTGAAAACGCTCAGAGGGGATCATATCGCTGAGGAATTTACTGCGATTCTTGATGCATATGTGGCACAGAGATTTAGTCTCAAAAAATCTGCCTAA